The Malus sylvestris chromosome 14, drMalSylv7.2, whole genome shotgun sequence genome segment atcgtggacgacttcCACTTTGTCTTATTTAGATCCCTACACCACCGCTCAGTCTAAAACtaaagtgcagcgcatattagatcttcaaAACATAGCTTAGAGCTTGCCaaatgctttcaccgatctagcgaaAGTGACAAGATCCCATATTCGAGCTGCGAATGTGCCTACAAAGATGGATATACCAAATGTATGACAGACTTCCCTCCTGGATGTCCGAGATGCCACTTTGGccgatccacgtacattagtggctagccaatcatctgcccctacacataAGCGTGGCAGACCTTTTGGTTTAAAGGATTTACACCTCCGGAAGAGGAAACTCACGGTACAGGCACCTGAaaagcctaccgtgaatccaaCTGTTGCttactcattctatccaactcatgaggaaattctagattacggaagcGTTATTAAATAGACGAATCCAACttccgagaatcgtgagatttcggtccattatgctagcttggatgatgtttggtgtagaaatgaaATGATCGTCGATGATAcattagcatatgcagtagctattgagatcatgttgagcgctGACATTGAACCccgttccattgatgaatgtcaACATAGAACCGATTAgtcaaactagaaacaagcaatccaaatCGAACTCAATTTGTTtacgaaacgtaaggtgtttaaACCTGTAGCTTCTCACAACGCCCTAGGATTGACTATAATGAAACTTATTCACACGTTatagatgtgattactttttgcTACCTTATCAATTTGGTAGTTTCAGAACAACTAAGTATGCAGCTAATGGACGTAGTAACTGGGTATCTCtatagggatcttgatacgaaaatttatatgaaagttcccaaaggacttacattgagtagatcaaatatttccaaacctcgGAGCatgctctcaattcggctgaggcgttcactttacggtttgaaacaatccggaagaatgtggtataactgtctgagtgagtatttgactagtctgggatatgtgaacaatgaactatgcccTTATGTGTTCAGTAAGAAGTCACATTTCTGTTTTGCGATTGTTGTAGTATATGTCgttgacatgaacctcatcggaACTTCTAAAGAGCTCGTGAGAACTGTCGTGCACctgaagttagaatttgagatgaaagatttaggaaaTACTCGATACTGTCTTGGTCTCAAGATAGAGCAtcgttcggatggaatcttagtacatcaaacgAACTACACCCAGCAGGTGTTGCGCCACTTTAACCAGGATAaaacgaagccttcgagtactcataTGGTCATTCGATTTCTAAATGCAAAACATGATCCCTTCCGTTCaaaagatgatgatgaagagattttggagcctaaagttccttatctaagtacgataggcactttattgtacttagctcaatgcactagacccgacatctccttcgctgttaatcttttggcaagatacagtaatgcaccaacacgcagacactggACTAGTGTGAAAGACATTTtttgttaccttaagggtactacggatttagGTTTGTTTTATCCCTAcagatcctcgagtgatgctgCATCCCCTTATATAGAGTCGATTCTGGCCTTATTGGTTATGGTGACGCAAGATACTtctctgatccgcacaaggcgcttTCTCAAACAGGTTATATATTTACCGTTGAAGGCACTGCAATCTAttagaggtcaactaaacagaccttaattgccacttcgtctaaccatgctaaaattctcgccttacatgaagcaactcgggaatgcttttggttgagagcaattGTGGGCCATATTTGAAGCTCCTACAATCTTGACCCCGTCGTTAATGTCCTGACGATGATCTATGAAGACAATGTAGCATGCATCGAACAACTCAATAAGGGTTACCTCAAATGAGACAACACTAAGCACATTGAGCCAAAAATtcttattctcacatcaaaaacaaaagcatcaaaagattgaagtcacgcaaatccgttcacaagacaatctggctaacttcttcaccaaatcactaccgaatgtGACGTTTCAGAAgtttgttcaaggaattggtattcGTAAACTTTCTGGgttgtaacattgctagttctctttagaattgtgtcaaactcaaggggagtatcctgaagtatacttgcttgatcttaatgtactccttttccctacgattaggagcatttttcccattgggtttttgctacctaattaGGTTTTGATAAGGCACCAACCTTAGGTTGATCATATCCCCGATAATGTCCAGTAAacgtttcatttgactttgcatttctcacgcattttttcttagactatggattttgtccctacttgggtttttacaatagccttagggtttttttgtgagacttactTTCTTATGCAAATTCCTATCTTATTAAGAATAACGTGTTCCCAGAATCAGTGTCgatgagtcgacttcctcaacctTTACATGATGTCGAATctatttgagtatttacacactcaagcgggagtgttataaacttctagtttaagtgtgattgtgtaaatcttagattagatttgattctagttattcttttctATAtagacttgtattccttggaggagaatgatttcttctctctcttattgctataaataaaggcactgcgtAGAGGGAATAACATATAttcctctacacaaccctacaaacacatctctttCTAGTTTCTCTCTGTGTCGCCAGCTCCCTTCCCCTATCAGTTAAATGTAGGCCACaacaatatacaatatatacactatgactattgtattttatattaaattttttttgtattttaattttaaaatcatcaaaatagtTCTTTTCTTAATGGGACGAAACGAGTTATCAGCATGTAAACCCGTTAAAGATCCATTATTAATGGGTGACCCGATAAaaacccgattagttatcgtgctGATCCGAAAGCCGTTATTTTTTATGTCGTGTTAACGGATTGAGTAAAAAATTGTCATATCCTCGCCATGACCTGCTAGTTTTGTGGACCCGCACAGCCCCATTTTGTATTTAGAATATTTGGAGCCGTCTCGACCCGCGAGTTCAaaacccgtttgcccacccctatttAGGATTGCTCTCTTTATAATAGGGTTATTGAACCCAGTTCCCatataaaatttacaaattccaTTACCAAATAACCAGATCAAACAAATCCTAAATACAAAAACGACGTCGGTGGCACTCGGTTGCCTACTTCCTTAGCATAACAGTACTCACCTCCTCTAGGGTTTAACAAACCTCCCTTGTCCTCCATTTTTTCGCAAGCAACCATGGACGACACCGCAGCCCCAGCCCCTGTCGCCGACGAGAACCCGAAGGTGAGCCCAGCTCCAATCTCAGGCTGGACCAGCATAGTTAAGAAGCAACCGGAGCCAAAGCCCCGAAACCCGGATGCTAACGCCGCAGCCCAAGTCTTGGTGGAGAGCTGCAAGTCCTCCAAGGGCATAGCCATGGCGGTGGTCGACGCCAACGCCATCATTCAAGGCGGAGAGAGCCTCAGCCATTGCGCCGACAAGCTGGTCTCTATCCCGGAAGTCATGGACGAGGTCCGCGACCCCGTTTCCCGCCACCGGCTCGCCTTTCTTCCCTTCGAAGTCCAAACCATGGAACCCTCACCTGAATGCCTCAACAAAGgtacatatatttatttatttatcaattAAACAACGTTTATTTGTGAAAGATTAAGGCTTCAATTATTCATTAGTTCTTAATTTCGAGGAATTGTAGTTTTTGAGAATTATTTCTATGAGATGATTTTAGGGATTTGTTATTGAAATTTTATATGGGCATGTGATGTATAAGATTGTAGGATGTGTTTTAGAATTGGGTTTGATTTGGTATTGTGTTTTTCGGACAGTTATTAAGTTTGCGAGGGCTACCGGGGATTTACAGACGCTTTCGGATGTGGATATTAAGCTCATTGCTCTGACCTATGCGTTGGAGGCTCAGATACATGGCACTGAACATCTTAGGGACTGCCCTCCCCCAGTGCACACGGTTAATGTGAAGAGGTTACCAGAGAAGGACTTGCCAGGTTGGGGCAATAATGTGCCCAATTTGGACGAGTGGGAGGCTCTGGAACATGCTGAAGAGGAGAAGTCGAACCTCGGTTCGAGAATTCTTCCTTTGAaagatataaacttgaatgggATTGATTCCAATAGTTGTTCTGTTGATGGCTCTGCAGTGGAAGTTAAAAGTGATGCTCATTCCGAAAACCAGGAGGATAGTGTGGGCACTGAAAGGAGACATAGAAGAAAGTTTCCCAAGAAGAAAGAGATAAGCATTGAAGGGAAGATGGTTTCGGCTGGGATTGATGCGTCCCAAGGACAGTTAGATGATAATGCTGATGACTGGATGCCTGCTGTCAGTCGAAGTACACATAGGAGGTTTTTGAGAAGAAAAGCTAGGCGCGAGTCTAATGAGGCATTTTCTGAAAAGGATGCTCAAGATGCAGAGGAGGAAGCTAGAGGCAAGGATCAATCGTTGCCTGTGGAATCTGAAGAAGCATGTAGTAGAATTGGAATGTTTGAGGTCATTGAGATAACAAAGACGAAGAATGGTGCTGAAGGCCTGTCTCCAACTCTAAAGCAAACGATACTGGAAGAAGATTCACTAAGGGCTCCTCAAGAAGGGAAGGATCTCAATGGGGTAGAGGCTAATGATTTCAAAGCAGAGGAAGCTACCGCTGACAAGTATGTGAATTTTTCTGTTGAAGGAGATGAAGTTGAAACGATAAATGAAGGGCTAGATCACTTGGAGATCTCAAGTGAGACTAACGAAAGTGTTGATACATCCAGTTTGAATGATGATCATAGTGAGCAAAGCTGGATGCTTAGATCCTTGTCTGAGTCTAGTGTAGCTTGTGTAACCGGTGATTTTGCAATGCAGAATGTTATTCTGCAGATGGGTTTACGGTTGGTGGCACCTGGAGGAATGCAGATCAGACAGCTGCACAGGTAATTGATACACTTTCCCATTCAGTTTTTCTTTGCATACTGTTACAAATTCTTTTGGTGTATTTGAAAGTTTTACCACAATgtttagtgaaaaaaaaaatttaaatataatctATAGGGAATGGGGAGAATAAGTAGTTTcaattggatttaaatttgttCTTTCCTATctaactgaaaagaaaaaaaaaatattgtcctTCCCTTCACTATTGCGTCTAATATTGCTTTATGAAACAACTGTATCATGAGCTTCTAATGGTATCATCTTGATAGGTGGATTTTGAAGTGCCATGCATGCAATACTGTGACTGCTGAAATTGGGAAAATTTTCTGTCCAAAATGTGGAAATGGCGGTACTTTGCGCAAAGTAGCAGTTACAGTTGGTGAGAATGGCATTGTTATGGCAGCCCGTCGACCTCGGATCATATTGCGTGGCACAAGAGTGAGTATATCTATACAAGCTTTTAACAGGAATTGGTCATTATCTGTCGTAGCTTAGAGATGTTGGTTTATTGCAAGTAAAACACATATCCAGTGGTCTATAAGTTTTCCTCGATCTTGTGGTACGATCCAGTTGTTTATGGGATACTCTGTGCTTGTGTGCTTATAACATTGTTAATATCTCACAAACTGCAATTTTCTCACAAAATTCATGACTGAATTAGGATGTGAGGACAGCATATTCAAATATTTATTAGGGAACGTAAAGTATTGCATTCAAGGATACATCATTCATTATCACTTAATCCATCTCGTTCTGTGCCGGCATGCACttgtggggttttttttttttttttttggacaaactatattatctacactaagggggtggggaaatgggctaagcctcacaatgggctagcaataaggTGGTTCAAATatgcctttggcgagaatcgaacctaagacctctcactcacCAGTGAAAAGGAAGGCTCTTGTGGTTTTATGttctatttttgtgtttatttgaAGCAGTGTTGCGCATGTCCGCTTATGCAATCAGATGTTTGGCTGTTTGCAGTTTTCACTGCCTCTACCTCAGGGTGGAAGGGATGCCATTTCTAAGAACCCCATTTTACGTGAAGATCAACTCCCACAAAAGTTTCTACATCCAAAgacaaagaagaaagcacaCAAGGAGGTCACTTTTCAAACTCTTtggttttcattaattgtgacAGTCTCTGATTGAGTACATGTTTATTGTTGCTCAATTATCAAGTGTGTGATTATACCACATGTTACATATGCAGGGAGACGACGTGTTCGCTACCAATGACTTCATCTTCTGCCACCATACCGATAAAAAAGCTCCTTTGCAGCCTCCCATAAGGAAGGCGCTAGCCGTTTTCAGTGGAAGGAGGAATCCCAACGACAATCATTACTCGCATTCTAAGCATAAATAGCAGGTTTAATGATCTTGTTGACTGATTGTTTTTTATACAAGTTTTGATTTTCCAATGGTTTGTTAAGATGATATTTATTTGGTCTAGGACTACATAAGATACCGGACGAGAGCAATATCGAGTTAGTATTTCTCGGGTTAATTATGTGTCGATGGAACGAATGTCCAAATTTCTAAGTTGGGTTTTGTGTGACAGTGTGCAATGTGTGTCGTGAAGCATCTCACTAGTGAATGATTGAACACAATTCATGACGTTTTTTCATCTATGCACATTGCACATACTGATAAAAAGGCCCCCAGTCTTTTCACTATTCTATTCTATTTGAAATCAATTTATACTTTTCAAAAATGATGTGATAGATAGATGTGACTAAATAACTTCCCACTTTTTTATTAGAATGTAAAAAATTGCATTCAAGAAAGATATCAAACAGGcctttatattttgtttgaCGTTTTATGGCTTGTTTGTAAATGCTTATCACTTGTGTTCATAAACACGTTAGAagtgtttttttgttaaaagcacaacaaaaatttatttaatgGAAGTTCTTCACAGTAGGTGTATATTTAGAAAGCACTAAAAGAATTGTCACGTTCTTCAAAAGCTCACGGTATAAGAAGATTATGATCACTCAATATTCAATcttaaaagataaaaataacaataaagGTTAAACAATCTCCTACGGTTGAAATAAGGTCATATGGTGACGTGGTACGATTCCGTCCTTTTCTATTGGCTTTAGGAATCTAAACCACACAGATGAGGAtcgttattttttattattttagtataatgatatattttaatttatggAGATGATGGAGTCCGGTCAAATCAGGCAATGAACAATCTAATTGGTATCGAATTTGTTATTtacaataatcaaatcacagTCCTCTCGCATCTAGATTTATTTATCGTATTAATTAATGCAATAATTGGCATGTGTCACGCCCCTTCCTAGATTTATGCTTCTTTGCCCACCTAGTATCTCCCCTTTCCCTTTTCAAAATAGCCAAACTTGAAACTGTGAAGTTTGACGGAGTTGTTTGTCGAGCCTTTTGATACAACGATATTGGCAGTCGGGGTTTGGCCTAATCCACATAATGTGGCAAAGATAATTGATATCGAACTCGTCATGCATAAGAGTCAAACTCAAAATCTCTTACTTGCAGAAGAATACCGTTAGACCATAGATTCATAGTCAATGAACATGTGATATAACATACTGTCACGTATGATATTTCGAACATCTGAAACGAACAGAAACATGGGACTTTACTGACCAGCAAATGGTATACAAAGAGATTTTGTCCTGCACATGAATCCTTAAGCTCCCTCTCCAATTACAAACATTTACAAAGGAACAAAACGTAGGtcatgaaaaagaaaaggcgACGAGTACTACGGTTGTATATTTCTTCTTTACAGTGTGTTAACTTGGCTAATTTATGATGAAAGTGCAAGCTCCGCCCACGCCAAATTAGACGCCTTGAGCTCAGCAGAGACTGATGTGTCGATTTTGCTCTCCAAAATGGTGCATAGTTCCTGCATCGATGGCCGCTTGGTTTGGTCGGGATGGATGCAAAGATTCACCACATCGCATATAACTTTGAGGTCATCATAACTGAAATGTTTCAGTTCAGGATCCACAACATACGACATCACATCTGGCAGCTCAAGATAGTCTTTTGCCTGCAGAAGACGGGAGTCTTAAGTTGTTTGACGCATAACTAGCATAAACTACACTACTCAGATTACCTTAGGAGCGATTcagcaaaacacaaaaacatccaTAAAAGTTACTTACCCAGTCTATCAAGCACCCCTTATCCTTGCAGTATGGAGGCCTCCCGCTGATTATTTCGAGTAAAAGTATGCCGAAAGCATAAACATTGCCTTTAACATCTAGGTGGCGTGCTTCCATAGAATTCGGAAGGACACAAATAGCACCTTCGCTGCTAATAGTGCCAGAGTTCTTTTCCGACCTCGCAAGAATTGACTTCCAACTTTCAAAATCAACGAGCTACAGTAGAAAAAAATAGTGTTAATCATGTATGCGTACGGAATTTTCATACATCTGAATCATGTTTGAACAAATCTGAATTAAGGGATTTGAGAAGCTTCATGGAGTACCTTGGGTAAAAAATCTTCTGTAAGATATACAGCACTAGAATTTAACTCTGATATGGTAAATGGCGGCTCAAGTTCCGAGTGAAAATACTTGAGTCCCTGAGCAATGCCTATAATAATTTTCATGCGCCTTGTCCAACTTAACTGGCATCCTTCTCCAACTGCACTAAAATAAATTCTGGTTAGAGCCCGTGAGACCTTCGATAGCAATGAAATGTAGTTAGAAGGAGCCTTCACTTACAATGTAGGTGTTCATACAGTGTCCCATTTGAAGCATATTCAAAAACCAGCATCCTTGTAAAGGGGGCATTCTCACTACAATAACCCAGTAATTTTGCCGCATTTTCGTGATTTAATCTTGCCAAATCTGTCACCTCTCTCTGAAAATAGAGTTGAAGATAGCCCGTCCAATGCTCTTCCTTAATGCAAAGGGATATCACAGCAATCTCAGGACCACCTTTTATGTTGCCTTTGTAGACCAAACTGTCAGGTGAGGAACCGATAATGTTGCTAAAGTCTTCACAGGCAACCTCTAGCTCTTGTCTACTGAATCTGGCAACATCTTTTAACATCTGGGAATCTGTATGGAAACCGCTAACCATATTAGCCATTGTTGCTTTCCCATATAGAATTCAAAAACTCAATTGAGGCAGTTGCAAATTGCAACAAGGAACAAACCTATGTAGACTGTGATATGGTCTTTTTCACTAGCTGATTTCTTCCAAGGAATTATGATAGATGATTTGCTATTGCATTTGTGAACAGCAGtgaaaacagcaactagaaagAGCGAACATGCCATGGTTCCGGTGACTATTTCCAGAGCCAAAAGCCAGGCAGGTTTTGAAGCCTCCCGATGTTTGGAGACCACTTTGGCAGGTGTATGCTTTGGGTTACTTCCAGGATGGCCTTTCGAAGGGGGTGCACCAGCTTCATCGaaccaacaaaagaaaaggTCACTAACTACAACAATCGGTACTGACATATCAATTGCCACACATTAGATTCGGTATTATAACAATCAACTAAATATCGAGTCGACGAAACTTCCATATTACATATTAGGATCACCAAATCAATTTCAGCATCGCAAAATTAATAATTACTGATATTAGGATCTTTGCTCAAAAGGAGCATAAAAACATTTGTTCACACTTTTAAACTTGCTGAAGGGTTTTGATTGGGTTCAGTTTCCACTATAAAAGTTAATGAAACTACTAAGCATGTATAGTATATCCATTGATAGTTCATAGacttcaaaaaatataaaatcccGCATACCACATAGTTCTACAGGACGCTGCCTGGGATCCTGTTTTTGGAGACAATTTCCTTGAAAACttgtcctgcaaggaataatTGAAGTAAATGAAGGTTCACAAGTTTGCATACAATCAAGGATAACTACGGCAATTGTCAAAATGGCACGAATGCAGCACAAGATTAGGAGACTAGAATAGTACTTGACACAAACATGAAATTGACAAAATAAACTTGCTAACTAACATTGTAGGAAAAAGGTTTATGATGTCCTAGGCTCCTGCATTTGTTGATCTGGTATTGCATTAATccttgtttatttgattttatggGAAAGCGACAATTATGGTTTCGAGACAAGTGCTCCTAAGGCTTGAGTATTTTGTCAATCCAAACACAACCCCCTCAATGACCAGGTCGTGTTAGTATCAATCAGGCTgcaaaaattattaagatttgACACAATAATTAAACAGGTATTGATTAATACTGGACATGAACAAACAATAATACTACCTACACATGACAAATCCTTGGTTAGGACAGTACCTGGGAAGATACTCCAAGCACTTAGGTATGCTACCAACAAAGAAGTTGTACGAGAAATCTGCAACTTTTAACTGAGATGATCGACAAAGGCCTGTTAGGTTTGATTGTGAGGCATACCtgaagcaaaaaagaaaaactatgaAAAACCGAGCACagtggcattctaggattcattcagttgaccccacttagtgggataagactttgttgttggtgtgaaaaacaaaattcaagaaaaaaattcCTTAAATAACGGAACAACATAACAATCAAATAAACTTTCTCTAAATCTGAGCTATGATAATCAAATATAAACAAAGCTAGCACTTGAACTTTAATCCCCACTTATTTGTCTCAAAATCTGCTATTTCTACGTATTCATCTTTTCTACTTCAAAAACATAGTACTAAATACAGTTCCAGTGATCCAATGATCCACAATCCATGCAAGAAACACGGCAGTATGGCCATCAACACCTTTTCTTTTcgtctttcttttttctcaatTTTGAATAGCTTAGCTAATTTTATGATGATAAATTTGCATCCTCATATTTATTTTCAGCTCTAAAAGCATCTGCTTAAGGTAAGTGCAGAGCTGCAGGAATTGTTCAAACACTCTACACTTCTGCAACTTACATTGGGAATCTTGTATAGCCATTGGAAGGAATGGTTCCTTGAAGCTTATTCCTATCCAAACGAAGTTCCTCAAGGTGTCCCAAATTGCCAAGTTCAGGAGGTAGCTGACCAGACAACCCATTTGACTGAAGATTTCTGCAACAAAAGTAATTCCCACTGTAAGTAAAATCCCAAACAACCAAGAAACTAAAGCATCATTCAGAAAATGAATGTGAAATTCCTAGTACAATTTCACAATACTGGTTAAATTCCCAAGCTCTGGAGGAATTGGACCGGTGAGTTCATTCACTCCCAAGTCCAAGATTGTGAGGTATTTTAACAAGCCGAGCTCTTCAGGTATTGTTCCAAGCAGCTTGTTCCCATGCAAATTTCTGTAAAACAACAAGACACAAGTAATCAAGCTTCAACCAAATAAGATTGGAATTAAGGTTATATAACTTCAGAATCACTGTGGTAGGTGGGAAGACGGAAAGCATACAGTTCTTGCAAGAAGGTGAGTTGACCCAAGTCTGGTACAAGAAATCCCCTTACTGATGAACTGGAAATATTACTGCGTAAAAACAATACCGAAAACAAAGTGTATACCAGTCATTCTAAAGTTTTACTCTCA includes the following:
- the LOC126599554 gene encoding RNA-binding NOB1-like protein; its protein translation is MDDTAAPAPVADENPKVSPAPISGWTSIVKKQPEPKPRNPDANAAAQVLVESCKSSKGIAMAVVDANAIIQGGESLSHCADKLVSIPEVMDEVRDPVSRHRLAFLPFEVQTMEPSPECLNKVIKFARATGDLQTLSDVDIKLIALTYALEAQIHGTEHLRDCPPPVHTVNVKRLPEKDLPGWGNNVPNLDEWEALEHAEEEKSNLGSRILPLKDINLNGIDSNSCSVDGSAVEVKSDAHSENQEDSVGTERRHRRKFPKKKEISIEGKMVSAGIDASQGQLDDNADDWMPAVSRSTHRRFLRRKARRESNEAFSEKDAQDAEEEARGKDQSLPVESEEACSRIGMFEVIEITKTKNGAEGLSPTLKQTILEEDSLRAPQEGKDLNGVEANDFKAEEATADKYVNFSVEGDEVETINEGLDHLEISSETNESVDTSSLNDDHSEQSWMLRSLSESSVACVTGDFAMQNVILQMGLRLVAPGGMQIRQLHRWILKCHACNTVTAEIGKIFCPKCGNGGTLRKVAVTVGENGIVMAARRPRIILRGTRFSLPLPQGGRDAISKNPILREDQLPQKFLHPKTKKKAHKEGDDVFATNDFIFCHHTDKKAPLQPPIRKALAVFSGRRNPNDNHYSHSKHK
- the LOC126599553 gene encoding probable LRR receptor-like serine/threonine-protein kinase At1g63430, which gives rise to MRSFASFQFLCCLISGVLLVGGESFASKEVLALTTFKEAIYEDPHLVLSTWNALDADPCAWSGITCSVARDHVIKINISSSSVRGFLVPDLGQLTFLQELNLHGNKLLGTIPEELGLLKYLTILDLGVNELTGPIPPELGNLTSIVKLNLQSNGLSGQLPPELGNLGHLEELRLDRNKLQGTIPSNGYTRFPMYASQSNLTGLCRSSQLKVADFSYNFFVGSIPKCLEYLPRTSFQGNCLQKQDPRQRPVELCAGAPPSKGHPGSNPKHTPAKVVSKHREASKPAWLLALEIVTGTMACSLFLVAVFTAVHKCNSKSSIIIPWKKSASEKDHITVYIDSQMLKDVARFSRQELEVACEDFSNIIGSSPDSLVYKGNIKGGPEIAVISLCIKEEHWTGYLQLYFQREVTDLARLNHENAAKLLGYCSENAPFTRMLVFEYASNGTLYEHLHFGEGCQLSWTRRMKIIIGIAQGLKYFHSELEPPFTISELNSSAVYLTEDFLPKLVDFESWKSILARSEKNSGTISSEGAICVLPNSMEARHLDVKGNVYAFGILLLEIISGRPPYCKDKGCLIDWAKDYLELPDVMSYVVDPELKHFSYDDLKVICDVVNLCIHPDQTKRPSMQELCTILESKIDTSVSAELKASNLAWAELALSS